GTGTTTTCACTTTGTGAAATAAACTATTGACaatgtggggggccaggtggtggagttcctggttgagcacacatgttaacagtgcataagggcccaggttcaagcccccggtcctcacctgcagagggaaagctttacaagtggtgaagcagtgttgcaggtctctctctctctcagtctctctctcttcctccccccccccgtctctccccccactccctcttgatttctggctgtctctttagccaataaataaataaataaagataataaaaaaaattgtcttttttttttaaaaaaatgttacacatatctGCATTTTTTACTTAGATGTTAAATTCTTGACTTCTTTGAAAATGATTAAGCAGTTTATATCGGTtacttcaattttatttttttatttaaaccatGGCTGTACTATTTGGAATtttactaaaataataaaaaagaaaatcatgctTTTGATTTTTACAGTTTGTTACAAGGAGCTTTTGTAAATctaattttttctttcatcttctctTTATAGGAATATATTAAAGGAATTTGTGAACCCGAATTAGAAGAAAGAGAATGTTACCCCAAAGCCATGCACTGTATTTTTGTTGGGGCACAGAGCCTGTTTCTAAAGAGCTTGATTCAGGACACCTGTGCCGATCTCTGCATTCTGGACATAGGTCTTCTTGGCATCAGAGGAAGTGCAGAagctgtggtcatggctaggagtcATATCCAGCAGTTTGTAAAGCTTTTCGAGAATAATGAGAACTTACCCAGCAGTCAGAAAGAATCAGAGGTAAAAAGGGAGTTTAAACAGTTTGTGGAAGCCCGTGCTGACAATTATAcaatggatttgttaattttgcCCACTTCCTTGAAAAAAGAACTTTTGACACTCACACAAGGTGAAGATAATCTGTTTGAAACAGGAGTTGATGATGCTAGTGATACAAGAAATTCTGGACAAACAGAGTTTTCACAAAATGCTGCCACAGGGTTAAATACTTCCAGTGATGAAATTGTTTTGCAGGAAGATGCAAGAAACAAAGCCGGGACTCCTGTTTCTGAGCTTACGAAACAAATGGACACAATCCTTTCCAGTTCAGAAGATGTAGTTTGTGTTCCAATAAATGGTCAAACCCTTGAAGGAGAGGTGTTTTCCAAAGACAGAGTTTGTCACAAAAGAAGATCTTCTGATTCTGAAGAAAGGCACACAAAGAAACAATTTTCTTTGGAAAATACTGAAGAGGGGGAGCTTTTACCTGGTGGTAAGACATCAGCCGAAAATGAAATCATCAATCTTTCTGATTCTTTCGCTGATTCTGAAAACTTAAGTCCAGATGTAAAGGACACTACTGAGGAAATGGAATACAACATCCTTGTAAACTTTTTTAAAACCATGGGCTATTCCCAAGAGATCGTTGAAAAAGTCATTAGGGAGTTTGGACCATCTACTGAACCATTACTGCTCTtagaggaaattgaaaaagaaaataaaagagcccAACACAGAGAGTGTTTGCCAGGTACTATGTATCCAGAGACCAATAACACCAAAAATAAAGGTATTTATAGCAGCGTACATGAGCTTGCAACAGATTCAactccaaagaaaaaaaatctcacacaGCAAAATGTGGTAGAAAAGTTTTCTCAGTTACCATTCAAAGTAGAATCAAAACCATGTACCTCAGATTGCAAAATTAATAACTTTAGAACAGCAGtggaacagaaaaaagaaatctggagTTCAAATCAGAGCTATGTTTGTAATGTAGATCTTGAAACGGATGGCCTTTCACCCTCTGTTGCTCCTGCAAGTCCCAAAGAAGCAGTCAGTTTTGTTTCAAGAGGAGCTTCAAGTCACCAGCCTCGAATTCCAATTTTCTCTGaaaatggtctgcagcagcaaGTAGAACCCTTACTACCAAATATGAAGTCTGCCTGTGAAAACCGTTCAGGATATTGTACCTCTCCTCAGTCTAAACCAAATTGTCCACCTCTTTCTCCACCAAAGCTGCTACCCCACTTTTTTCCTTCAGTTACTGATGCAGGGCCTTCTGATTATATTGATTCCTCAGTTACAGGGGTTCAAAGGTTTCGAGATACTCTGAAAGTACCCTACAAACTGGAACTAAAAAATGAACCTGGGAGAACAGACTTGAAGCACATTGTTATAGACGGGAGCAATGTTGCAATTACGTAAGTTTACTTTGAGAAGTCTTTAAGCAGTGTCTCAGAATTAATTACACACATTTATAGCAACTGTCTTAGATGTTttaccttaaaaaataataatagtagcttGTTGTAAAAGTCTTGCCATTACATTTTCTACAgttataaaatgtaaaatttacCTTTCAGAGTATTTATCTCCCAGGGCGTGAGATGATAATTCAGTTTTTCACATTGCATTTGTCCTTGGATTATCCAAATCATTAGGCTCTTCATACCATGAATAGCTTGGTACTTAACATGAAGGTGTAGTTGacaacaaaaagatttttatggcaCAATATGCCAGGTCTTTAACAATAATAGTCTACTAGGTCTTTAAAATTGTTAATGTGTGATATACTTCCAGTTtggtctcaatttttttttttttttaataagtgatAGCAATTTCCTTTCTTTGGAAATTCAACAGTTTGAATTTCTGTGTGGATCTCTGCTCTTTATGAAAAGTGTATTTGTTTTTACTAAAACAGCTTAACTAATCACTTCTATTTTGCCTGTCTTGGACCCTAGGATTGGGTTTCTTCTTTAAGGAAGGCTTTAGTATAGTGGCTAAGAAGAGTGTAGAGGTAGAATCAATCTGGGTCCCCATCTGGGACCCAAGTATTTGATCTTGGGCAGTTTTGAGTTTCATTTGCTTGTAGTCTGACATCTTTTTTAGTGCCATTTCAACAATTGCTAGGTAAAGACTTCCTTCAGATTTTATAGTCAGTTATTCGATTGGTTTTTGAGCAGCTTCAAGGCCTAGCATTTTAAGTATCTCCATTTCAAGAAAAGAagcacatgaacatggaatgaaGAGGTTGAAATACTTTACTGAGCTGTTGAATGTTTATATGGACTCTTTCCTAGGAGTTCAGACAGATCATATGTGCCCTGAACTCTAC
The DNA window shown above is from Erinaceus europaeus chromosome 2, mEriEur2.1, whole genome shotgun sequence and carries:
- the N4BP1 gene encoding NEDD4-binding protein 1 translates to MTAAGGAHARRQVPAGSGAGAEGCCARSCQAAAAAAGWCSRTCEPAAGRGRGREACRADAARRIRVQGSTLRGRRCLQPPAPRREAAPAMAARAVLDEFTAPAEKAALLERSRGRIEGLFGVSLAVLGALGSEEPLPARIWLQLQGKQEAVHSAKEYIKGICEPELEERECYPKAMHCIFVGAQSLFLKSLIQDTCADLCILDIGLLGIRGSAEAVVMARSHIQQFVKLFENNENLPSSQKESEVKREFKQFVEARADNYTMDLLILPTSLKKELLTLTQGEDNLFETGVDDASDTRNSGQTEFSQNAATGLNTSSDEIVLQEDARNKAGTPVSELTKQMDTILSSSEDVVCVPINGQTLEGEVFSKDRVCHKRRSSDSEERHTKKQFSLENTEEGELLPGGKTSAENEIINLSDSFADSENLSPDVKDTTEEMEYNILVNFFKTMGYSQEIVEKVIREFGPSTEPLLLLEEIEKENKRAQHRECLPGTMYPETNNTKNKGIYSSVHELATDSTPKKKNLTQQNVVEKFSQLPFKVESKPCTSDCKINNFRTAVEQKKEIWSSNQSYVCNVDLETDGLSPSVAPASPKEAVSFVSRGASSHQPRIPIFSENGLQQQVEPLLPNMKSACENRSGYCTSPQSKPNCPPLSPPKLLPHFFPSVTDAGPSDYIDSSVTGVQRFRDTLKVPYKLELKNEPGRTDLKHIVIDGSNVAITHGLKKFFSCRGIAIAVEYFWKLGNRNITVFVPQWRTRRDPNVTEQHFLTQLQELGILSLTPARMVFGERIASHDDRFLLHLADKTGGIIVTNDNFREFVTESVSWREIITKRLLQYTFVGDIFMVPDDPLGRSGPRLEEFLQKEGFLRDMHPLLSALPAMGMFDPNFRGPNTQAANTSHQAPARIQGTPRSHWLPPQPPFPILPNLPNLQQNLPMPAQRSSIETNELREALLKIFPDSEQRLKIDQILVAHPYMKDLNALSAMVLD